The nucleotide window TAATATAGGGAGGATTTTATTGGTGTCCTCTGCTCATGTCCACTTCTAATGGTCCAGTGGAAATTTAAGTGCAATGTACTGTATACTGTCTTCCAAACCCCATCTTTTCCAAGGAATAGGAAAAGGTTGGAGatctactttttttaaatgcacttattaaacagttaaaagcatattttaaagatgttttttgttgtcttAGATTTTCACGATGTTTACAATTATGTCTTATagctgatttgtttgttttttaactttgatGTGCCTGGACTAGACTCAACTAAATAAAGACGTATTGTCACTCTATACTAGACATATCttgacagatcaacacaaagaaaGTGCTAAACTACCTAAACTTTTACATCAATCGACAATGAGCAGTTCTGCAGAGAGTAGGGGGTTCCAGTGACTTCTCCACCCCACCATCTCAAAGGAAGATGGATGACCTTTGGTAAAGCTCTACTTTATCAACTGTCATACCGTTATAGGGTCACCTTTAGATTTTAGAACAGTATAGAAATGGTATTTATTGTCCTTCTGTTTGGAATTTCACAAATTTCCATAAAAAGAGTGAATTTTCTCATTGTGATATAGTGAAAGTCAAACCCCCAAATCAAATGaaagatgaaaattaaaaactacaaaTCCTACATTTCCTCGGTGGTAAGGAGCCAACACttgaaagtccagacctgatgCCAGCGGCTGCAGCATCTGTGCAGGTAGGCCACATTTATTCGGCTTTTTctcagtgaaacaaaaacatcatcATACAATCCATGAGGGCTGTTCATGTGAGTTTTAGTGTTGCCtagtctgcttattataagcgacTCTGGGCTTGTATTTcgctaaagtcacttgtaacttTTGTGAAGTCACTTTTTTGGgattaggttttttttctgcccgCCCATTCCGACTATTTCATGAGCTGGAAAAGTTCCAGTGTGTATGAATACCAGCTACATGCATTTATGATGATTAGAAGAGGCCTATGTATTAAAGTGTAGTGGTTTGCTTGGTGGGTTTCGTCCTTTTGTCATGGATCAAGTCGCTAAATCTATTTTTTGCAGTAAGCCCtataataatgtaaaacataggcctgtaataatattttttcttagTATCAGCTGTAATTCAATGGGTTTTCTCCTCACATTTGATCCATTGTGAGAGAAgagaggacagcctctcctacctttctactaatactgctttctttttgctcattttgagGCCTCTGCATTTCAACCAACGTTTCAGCTGTTCTATGCGGCGTTTCTCAATTAAAGCACGTTCAAATGAGGCTCCTGGCATGTCGTCATCTTCCAGAATGATTGGTATTGCACTTTTTACCATTCTAGTTTGCAGTCTTATTTTCCGACCATCCGGGAAACCTGGGCTGACTCTGTGCAGATATGAAGTCATTTCAGGAATGTCCTATTGGCAACTGACATAAAGCGCTTGTGCACTGACTTGTAACACAAGAAGAGAGACAGGAttcaagaaaagaaacagaaagtaatataaaatcagtcagaaataaacaaaaacagttccGATTCCTTCCTAGAGGTGGGTAGAGAAACCAAAATTAGTACTCCAGTAGGAGTAGTACTTTCACACATTTTCACTGAAGTAAAACTagccatctaaaaaaaaagtcagagtaAAAAAGCATTTGGTAAAAAGGCTACTGAGTAACTGAGTGTAAACACTAaattaaaatttgaaaatgaGACCAACTGAAAGATATAAGTATCAAGTTATATAAAACACTGGTATGCTaaagactgaaataaaaaaagaacataaaaagtACACTATtacaaaatttagttttttcaaCATCAAACTTATAAAACTAATCCTATATATCTGTTCAAACAGTGTAAAGTAGTTCCATTGACAAAAtatactgtttactgtatgttcaCTGGAACGTAAAAGGCACAATGAACTCAGCAGATAGAAACTAACATTAAACCAATAACGCTTGATTACAAACAGGTCTCACTTTAATATAAAATGTGTGTCTCTCTGGCGTATTGTTTGATTAATATAAATCTGTTCTTCATTAAGTTAAGTGACTCATGGCGGGTAGAGTAGGCAGAAATTTTAACAATATTACTCATGTAAAGGCAAAAAGTACAGCGTAGTAAAACTACTCCTGaaagtacattttcttcaaaaagttactcaagtaaattaGTCACTGAAATTATGTAGCCTGATCCATTTGGGAagttttaatcacatttaaaagaaaatgtaaaaatcctCATTTCAAGCCTGTTATTtctttaagctttgtttttaactcAGTTCCCTTTTAAATGCcaagattgtgttttttttttaattcaactgATATCTTGTGCCTATGTTAAAAGTGTCTCAAGTAAATGAGACTATCTGTCTGCAGATTACcagtctaaataaaataaaaataaaataaactctgggtATCTGCAGCCCCATAGAGACAACGATGTGTCCATTAGTAATAGCCTGCTGCAGCGAAACTCTGGCAGATAAGCAGCAGGACAATTCTGGCCGGAGGAGGTTTGATGCATTATTTACTCATCAACAGAGTAACACGATCTCTGTTTCATCAACCAGTCAGCGCAGACAGGTgaaggaggaggggaaaaaaaaacaggagcgaAGTGGTATGACCCTGAATTAATTCTATTTGCATTAGTGATGATGTCTCTGTACACACCCACAGAGTACCCAACAGGTGATGTGCTGTGAGGCTgcaactgctgctgctggacaCATTTCACAGAAAAGGCTGTGTGCTGAAACGAAAACAGAAAGCCGGCGGATGTGAATGATATGACGGCGCTGCATGTCAGGAGTCTGCCCAGATAGGGTGCGGCTCTCTGCAGGTGAGCCGGCAAAGGAAACCCTGCTGGGTCTGAGGATAAACAACCCCTAAGGACATAACTGGTAAGCTCCAGCCTTATGTTCACTTTAAAGCGTAGTTTTGGACTTTTAGATTGAGCCAAAGAatacaaaaatctgttttgaattgTGTTTTATAATTTAGTAGACTGTTTCTGCTATAACCCCAGAGGCTTAAACTCTACATATACTGGAATATGATTGTAATGTAATTGTactgtaatgtaacaaaatactTCCCAAACCAGTTGAATTTACTGGGAAAGCATCGCTTTTCAGAACCAAATTGGTCCCCTTGCTGTACCTGCGTAATGTGTAGCCTTTAAATCAGGTTGTAGAATCTACTCAACAAGGTGGAAAATTCATTTGAATATTTGCAAATTTGATCCTTTAAAGATCAGTTTCTGTGGACTCACCTAACTTATGCATGAACTAGTTGCTGAGGTCCCGGTAATGTTAGATTTTACTTTGGTCAATGAGAAGAGGCAGTTAGTTGTCTATGGAATTAGATTGGACCCTATATTTGtctgtttgttcatttaaaattatttattttaattgatatcattatttttctgggttttaatgGTACTAGTGGTTACATTTTTGCAAAGTAAGCTGAGAGGGAAAGGAGGTTTGAGAAAGGGGGGGAAGATATGCTGTAAAGGGCCTCAGGCCAGAATCGAGCctggactaaggcctccgtgtACGGGTCGTGCTCCAATGGCACAAGGGTAGAGAGCACGCCCCATTCATTTCAAATTCTAAACTACAGAAATATATGTTAAGGATGAAAGCAAAATTACAAGCTGTACAttgtgttttggttgttttaacatcaggttgttttcattttctttttccttttggaACCTTTAAATTCCTTTCTGAGACGGCAGATCACGTTACGCCATTTCTGTGAATAGGTGACGCCATAGCGAAGGGATTTTCCTAGATCAGTTGAGCTTTAAAATGATCTGGATGCTGGAAAAGATTTGTAATTTCCATTGAAACAGTGCTGTACTGTACACATGATACGCTTGAATAGGAAGTGTGAATGTCGGTGTTAGTTTACAGTGTTGGGAAATGACTTACCAGAGAGGTAACTTTACCAAAATAGATGATTTTACTGTTTAGTTTACCTAGAATTTTACAGgccatttatatatttctttaaatgtcaATTCCTGCCgctaaatttcattattttcagaTATACTCATCATTTTGGACGTTTCAGGATCAGAAGGACAGTTTGCACCAAAACCTCAGTTAAAATTTAGTAGGTAGGTTGCTTGCAGTATGAGATGCATTCTGGAGCAGAAGGCTTTGGGACCAGAAACACAGAGAAGCTGTAGAGTATAGAGATTACCAGACAAGGTAGAACTGAAGAGATGAAAACATACTGCATTCTCATCCAACAAGATAAAAATTATCTTCACTtaaccattttttaaaaaaaatatttaaatctaaTGTCAGACATTGCTTCCCACCACAGCGTTTCAGCCTGTTTTTTGCCCATTCTGTTTGCTTTCAGCCATTCTGTTGTAGATCTGCAACTGTGTTTAGGCTCATTGTCCTGCATGTTTCCCTGCTTGAGCTATATATTTGACTCTACAATGCTTTGGCAAACAGAGGAGTTCATGGTCAACTCTGCAGCCTCTTTCCCAGAACGGTTCTGTCTCAAACCCACAAAGACGAGCCCCTCTTCTGCTGCTTCTAGCCGTTTGCGAATCACAAATCAAGACGACATTGTGGAAGCAAAGCGAAAAAGAGAAAGGGAGGTGAACTCTGCAATGCCGCTTTTGCAAAGCCCATCagcattttgttctgtttttatcaaATCGTTGCTGCTAAACTTCCGTAGGCGAAGGAACTTCCCTACAGAAGAAACACGTCCAGAGTGAGTGAATGTCGCGAAATGATGCGAGTTATGTACCGCCATGAGGTTTTTGTGCTTATATTCTGTGTTTTGCTTTCTCAAAACCCAACAAAAATCTctactttggtctcatctgaacCTGAATTCACAAAGTTCAACCCTTCTAAACAAGCCATGCTTTTTTCCTGCCATGAACCTAAACCTTCTTGGAGCCATGGGTTCTGAACATCAACATTTTCTgaagctattttatttattaaaactagCATATTTCTGCATCCACAAGATAACATTAAGGCAAgagcaaagaaataaaacataatttgacCAAAAGTTGGAAAATTTATATGGGTCTTTAGAACATTTTGTGCATTACTTAAAAAGAAATCTTCAGGTTGagggcgacctgtccagggtaatCCAtcccagggcaacacagagacacgcaGGACAAAcaactgcacacacacactcacacctaagagTAATTTTGAGAGAATAATTAGCCTAACAGTAATGATTTTGAGCACTtgaaggaagctggagtacccagagagaacccatgcatgcacagggagaacatgctcAATCCTGATGAGGGTTGAAATAGTGTTAACCAACATCTCAATATAGCAAAAAGTAGGGgaatgaataaaacataaaaaaatttatctaaaaatacTCCTTAATGCAAACATTTAACATCCACAGGTCTATTCTGACATGgagctcctgtttttttttttttttttgatttttttttttgcagttcatCTGAACATTGCATACTCTGACTTTGGAGCGAATTTGTTAGGACGTCCACCCTGGGAAGATTGTTACCCGTTTCAAATCTTTACCACCATAGAAAGATCcagttaaaataattaaaaaaaaaacatctttcctGTGCGAACACTCCTACATAATCCACAGGAGCAAACTGATCACACTGATGATCATCAGTCATTTAATGCACATGCAGCATTGATTTAGacttttttcaataaatatcGTCCTGATATATGAAACCTGAGACTTTAAAAATATGACTACTTTTGTGATTCATTCAAACTGACAAATTACAGCTGTATTTGTGTGATTTTAATTCAAACCTCTGGTTTATTTCCTACCAGGAGACAAGACAACAATGAACTGGGGATTTCTGGAGAACATTCTCAGTGGGGTGAACAAGTACTCCACTGTCATTGGCCGGATCTGGCTCTCTGTGGTCTTCCTGTTCAGGATCCTGGTGTATGTGGCAGCAGCCGAGCAGGTCTGGAAAGATGAACAGAAGGATTTTATGTGCAACACAGAGCAGCCCGGATGCGAGAATACCTGCTTCGACCACTTCTTCCCCATCTCCCAGATTCGTCTCTGGGCTCTGCAGCTCATCATGGTGTCTACACCATCCCTGCTGGTGGCCCTCCATGTGGCCTATAGGGAGCGCCGGGAGGCCAAGCACAAGAAAAAGCTCTACGAAGACAAAAGGAGCATTGACGGGGGTCTTTTCTGCACTTACACCATCAGCCTGATCTTTAAGATAGGCTTTGAAGTGGGCTCCCTGCTGGCTTTTTACTTCCTGTACAATGGCTTTGGGATGCCCATCCTGCTGCAGTGCACCATGGAGCCCTGCCCCAACACTGTGGACTGCTACATAGGCCGAGCCACAGAGAAGAAGGTCTTTCTCTACATCATGGGCTGCACCTCCATGCTGTGCATAGCACTCAACTTTCTGG belongs to Fundulus heteroclitus isolate FHET01 chromosome 11, MU-UCD_Fhet_4.1, whole genome shotgun sequence and includes:
- the LOC105918363 gene encoding gap junction beta-7 protein, with translation MNWGFLENILSGVNKYSTVIGRIWLSVVFLFRILVYVAAAEQVWKDEQKDFMCNTEQPGCENTCFDHFFPISQIRLWALQLIMVSTPSLLVALHVAYRERREAKHKKKLYEDKRSIDGGLFCTYTISLIFKIGFEVGSLLAFYFLYNGFGMPILLQCTMEPCPNTVDCYIGRATEKKVFLYIMGCTSMLCIALNFLELFYIIWKLLWKHFTKRYVPVEKSTLRRSQLHVSRESKFTSAEHFENTKVCTTENAAVTVEKPASPVMQG